The following proteins are co-located in the Candidatus Accumulibacter cognatus genome:
- the ubiB gene encoding ubiquinone biosynthesis regulatory protein kinase UbiB, translated as MRLFRLAKILSIASRYGLDEMILEHEPSGRLAALSRALHFWRRFDTPPAVRLRQALESLGPIFVKFGQVLSTRRDLLRTDIADELARLQDRVPPFSPELALTQIEKAYGRPASAVFAEFDSTPIASASIAQVHFARLRPEDGGQEVAVKILRPDMHGVIANDLALLETLAGLLEKVWSDGKRLKPREVVGEFAKYLYDELDLMREAANCSQLRRNFSGSRLLQVPEVYWDQCTTTVMVMERMRGIPISQTDALIAAGIDLPALSRAGVEIFFTQVFRDGFFHADMHPGNIFIATDPDHHGSYIALDFGIVGTLTDNDKNYLAQNFLAFFQRDYKRVAMAHIEAGWAPPETRADEFEAAIRAVCEPIFDRPLHEISFGRVLLRLFQTSRRFNVEIQPQLVMLQKTLLNIEGLGRQLDPNLDLWKTAKPFLERWMSEQLGSRAFHRGVQQEAPYWARILPQLPRLVHQALAQTKAPDLAPLLADLARTQRQHRRLLGVIAVLLTAILLGQLLMNNL; from the coding sequence GTGCGACTATTTCGCCTCGCCAAAATCCTGAGTATTGCGAGCCGCTACGGCCTCGACGAGATGATTCTCGAGCACGAACCAAGCGGTCGCCTGGCGGCGCTGTCGCGTGCCCTGCATTTCTGGCGACGTTTCGACACCCCGCCGGCGGTTCGTCTGCGCCAAGCACTCGAGTCGCTGGGGCCGATTTTCGTCAAGTTTGGACAGGTTCTGTCCACCCGTCGCGACCTGCTGCGTACCGACATCGCCGATGAACTGGCCAGGCTGCAGGATCGCGTACCACCGTTCTCGCCCGAACTGGCACTGACGCAAATCGAGAAAGCCTATGGCCGGCCAGCCAGTGCCGTGTTTGCCGAGTTCGATTCGACACCGATCGCCAGCGCCTCGATTGCGCAGGTCCATTTTGCCCGTCTGCGGCCAGAGGACGGCGGCCAGGAAGTTGCCGTCAAGATCCTGCGTCCGGACATGCACGGCGTGATTGCCAATGATTTGGCACTGCTCGAAACCCTGGCAGGCCTGCTCGAAAAGGTGTGGTCGGACGGGAAGCGGCTGAAGCCGCGCGAAGTGGTAGGCGAGTTCGCCAAATACCTTTACGACGAACTCGATCTGATGCGCGAAGCCGCCAACTGCTCGCAACTGCGACGCAACTTCAGCGGCTCGCGGTTGCTGCAGGTACCCGAAGTGTACTGGGACCAATGCACGACGACAGTGATGGTCATGGAGCGCATGCGCGGCATCCCTATCAGTCAGACCGATGCCCTGATCGCTGCCGGCATCGATTTGCCGGCGCTGTCACGTGCCGGCGTCGAGATCTTCTTCACGCAGGTATTTCGCGATGGCTTCTTCCACGCCGACATGCACCCCGGCAATATCTTCATCGCCACCGATCCGGACCATCACGGCAGCTATATCGCACTCGATTTCGGCATCGTCGGAACACTGACTGATAACGACAAGAATTACCTGGCGCAGAACTTCCTCGCCTTTTTCCAGCGCGACTACAAGCGCGTGGCGATGGCTCATATCGAAGCTGGTTGGGCACCGCCAGAGACGCGTGCCGACGAGTTCGAGGCCGCCATCCGCGCCGTCTGCGAACCGATTTTCGACCGTCCACTTCACGAAATCTCGTTCGGCCGCGTCCTGCTGCGTCTGTTTCAGACCTCGCGCCGTTTCAATGTCGAAATCCAGCCGCAACTGGTGATGCTGCAGAAGACCCTGCTCAACATCGAGGGCCTGGGCCGGCAACTCGACCCCAATCTGGACCTGTGGAAGACCGCCAAACCATTCCTGGAGCGTTGGATGAGCGAGCAACTCGGTAGCCGCGCATTCCATCGCGGCGTTCAGCAGGAAGCTCCCTACTGGGCACGCATCCTGCCGCAGTTGCCACGCCTGGTACACCAGGCGCTGGCACAAACGAAAGCGCCTGATCTGGCGCCGTTGCTGGCCGATCTGGCACGCACACAGCGCCAGCACAGGCGCTTGCTGGGCGTCATCGCCGTACTGCTGACGGCAATACTGCTCGGTCAGCTATTGATGAACAATCTCTGA
- a CDS encoding ChbG/HpnK family deacetylase — MSAGINAGILELARLGRLSAVSCLVQGPALSEQVSLLALLPVDIGLHLNFTEAFVRGQFCFSLPRLISACYLQQLPKSLITATIDSQLDGFETRFGRPPDFIDGHQHVHQLPLIREQLLECIAQRYPTRSLWLRSTQTARHLTVDRGKRLKARIIACLGARTMRRLADAQGLPMNRHLLGVYGFSASPEEYRRMLMSWFVDAADGDLLMCHPASAIEAGDPIGQQRIRELSVFADSRFPYWIEQHRLTISRLSRAA; from the coding sequence ATGTCTGCCGGAATAAACGCAGGCATTCTTGAACTGGCCCGACTGGGCCGCCTCAGTGCGGTCAGTTGCCTAGTGCAGGGGCCAGCGCTGAGTGAACAGGTCTCTTTGCTGGCGCTACTGCCGGTGGACATCGGGCTGCATCTCAATTTTACCGAGGCCTTTGTTAGAGGCCAATTCTGCTTCTCGCTGCCGCGCCTGATCAGCGCATGTTATCTACAACAATTACCGAAGTCCCTGATCACTGCGACCATTGATTCTCAACTGGATGGTTTCGAAACCCGCTTCGGACGTCCTCCTGATTTCATCGACGGCCACCAGCATGTCCATCAATTGCCGCTGATTCGCGAGCAGTTGCTGGAGTGCATTGCTCAGCGCTATCCGACGCGTTCTCTCTGGCTGCGCTCGACGCAAACGGCGCGCCACTTGACAGTCGATCGTGGCAAGCGCTTGAAGGCCCGGATCATTGCCTGCCTGGGTGCGCGGACGATGCGCCGATTGGCGGATGCACAGGGTCTGCCGATGAACCGTCATCTGCTAGGGGTCTACGGCTTCTCGGCAAGCCCCGAAGAATACCGACGAATGCTGATGTCTTGGTTCGTCGATGCTGCAGACGGCGACCTGTTGATGTGCCATCCCGCAAGTGCTATCGAGGCTGGAGACCCGATCGGGCAGCAAAGGATACGGGAACTCTCGGTGTTTGCCGACAGCCGTTTTCCGTACTGGATCGAGCAGCATCGATTGACCATTTCGCGCCTGTCGAGAGCAGCTTGA
- a CDS encoding GtrA family protein: MVVIFTQLAWFVFVGCTAAATHWLIAVGCVTVWQQPPLLANLIGWLVAFLVSFGGHYRLTFRYQQNSLAIACGRFFLVSASGFVINELSYAFLLHVTNIAYDLLLAVILVAIAVLTFILSRYWVFRHRIS, encoded by the coding sequence ATGGTAGTGATATTCACGCAACTCGCGTGGTTTGTGTTCGTCGGTTGTACAGCGGCGGCAACGCATTGGCTGATCGCGGTGGGTTGTGTCACCGTTTGGCAACAGCCTCCGTTGTTGGCCAATCTGATCGGATGGCTGGTCGCTTTTCTGGTTTCATTTGGCGGACATTATCGCCTGACCTTTCGTTATCAGCAGAACTCTCTGGCGATCGCCTGCGGCCGCTTCTTTCTTGTCTCGGCAAGCGGATTCGTGATCAACGAACTGAGCTACGCCTTCTTGTTGCACGTCACCAATATCGCCTATGACCTGCTGCTGGCAGTGATTCTGGTGGCGATTGCGGTGCTGACCTTCATCCTCAGCCGTTACTGGGTTTTTCGCCACAGAATTTCCTGA
- a CDS encoding glycosyltransferase family 39 protein has protein sequence MSTNKWLSAFVDTRSMWLVMLATAVWLSATAGIRPLMLPDEGRYVGIAWEILTTGDWLVPRLDGMPFFHKPPLFYWLTTLSLSLFGAHELPARAASLVAGLFAAVGLYWFVRRYRDSQLATLSIVILVTQPIFYAGSQFANLDMLVASLITLTILAGADAILRLEEKLPYRAVLAISYVFAALGILAKGLIGIVLPGGVLLLWLLWRRAWRSLPAIFWLPGTLLLLLIALPWFFWMQHSYPGFFDYFVVYHHFRRFSETGFNNQMAFWFYIPVIFLATLPWSPWFARAFVQVDHGDAGRVGLRSLMVIWFLFIVVFFSLPSSKLLGYILPATPPFAYLIAESFSHWLDRDRTRALRWYVGSLSLASIACVALVVGVALADKVSAKSLASKASPLLQPPDQVVLVDQYPYDLPFYLQARKPAWVVSDWQDPEIAKRDNWRKELADAGEFDHASRQAVLLTPAEFAARLCSSAAGVLWIWGKPSAPELLPWLQQQPVFTADQRHALWRLQPAALRKFCGEKPSNG, from the coding sequence ATGAGCACAAACAAGTGGCTGTCGGCATTTGTTGATACCCGATCAATGTGGCTGGTGATGCTGGCCACGGCCGTGTGGCTGTCGGCTACGGCCGGAATCCGGCCCTTGATGCTTCCTGATGAAGGGCGCTATGTGGGCATTGCCTGGGAAATTCTGACCACCGGCGACTGGCTGGTTCCCCGCCTCGACGGCATGCCATTCTTCCACAAGCCGCCGCTGTTTTATTGGCTGACGACTTTGAGCCTGAGCCTATTCGGAGCGCACGAGTTGCCGGCGCGAGCGGCATCACTGGTCGCCGGCCTCTTTGCCGCCGTGGGCCTCTACTGGTTTGTCCGTCGTTACCGGGACAGCCAGCTTGCTACCCTGTCGATCGTCATCCTGGTCACACAGCCGATCTTCTACGCAGGAAGTCAATTCGCGAACCTCGACATGCTGGTTGCCAGTCTGATTACCCTGACGATTCTTGCCGGGGCCGATGCCATCCTTCGTCTCGAAGAGAAGCTTCCCTATCGCGCTGTCCTGGCCATCAGCTACGTCTTTGCCGCACTCGGGATTCTTGCCAAGGGTCTGATCGGTATCGTCTTGCCGGGCGGTGTTTTGCTGCTCTGGCTGCTCTGGCGTCGAGCGTGGCGGTCTTTACCAGCAATCTTCTGGTTGCCGGGAACGCTGCTCCTGCTACTGATTGCGCTCCCATGGTTTTTCTGGATGCAGCATTCCTACCCCGGATTCTTCGATTATTTCGTGGTTTATCATCACTTCCGGCGCTTTTCGGAAACCGGCTTCAATAACCAGATGGCCTTCTGGTTTTATATTCCGGTCATTTTCCTGGCCACCTTGCCGTGGTCGCCATGGTTTGCACGCGCATTCGTCCAGGTCGACCACGGAGATGCCGGGCGGGTTGGCTTGCGAAGCCTGATGGTGATCTGGTTCCTGTTCATCGTCGTCTTTTTTTCTCTGCCGAGTTCCAAGCTGCTGGGTTACATTCTGCCGGCGACGCCGCCGTTTGCCTATCTGATTGCCGAATCCTTTTCGCACTGGCTGGATCGTGACCGGACGCGTGCCCTGCGCTGGTATGTTGGGAGCCTGAGCCTGGCCTCGATCGCCTGTGTCGCACTGGTGGTCGGCGTTGCACTTGCCGACAAAGTTTCCGCCAAATCTCTGGCGAGCAAGGCCAGTCCCCTGCTGCAGCCACCGGACCAAGTGGTCCTGGTCGATCAGTATCCATACGACCTGCCGTTCTATTTGCAAGCCCGCAAGCCTGCCTGGGTAGTCAGCGATTGGCAGGATCCGGAAATCGCCAAGCGCGACAATTGGCGAAAGGAACTCGCCGATGCCGGAGAGTTTGACCATGCCAGCCGGCAGGCGGTCCTGCTCACGCCCGCAGAGTTCGCGGCAAGACTCTGCAGTTCTGCTGCCGGCGTATTATGGATCTGGGGCAAGCCGTCGGCGCCTGAGCTGCTGCCGTGGCTGCAGCAGCAACCGGTATTTACCGCCGACCAAAGGCACGCGCTGTGGCGGCTGCAGCCGGCAGCCCTCAGGAAATTCTGTGGCGAAAAACCCAGTAACGGCTGA
- a CDS encoding glycosyltransferase family 2 protein gives MISSVPPPLRHGPPRPERPRISCVVPALNEHDSLLLLLPEMAELLDQISSAWEIIVVDDGSTDRTPQLMTTYVTSNPGVYYLQLSRNFGKEAALSAGLEVSSGDVVICIDADLQHPLALIPEMLVRWQAGVDTVYAVKRNRDDESWLKRVGASIFYGILGQGQRVRIPPDAGDFRLMDKQVVDALIRLPERTRFMKGLYAWVGFKAEPMPYVPAERLHGQSHFNLLQLIRFAVDGITAFSTWPLRTFNLVGSLIAMLSFCYGSYLVIDYLINGHDISGWTTIVTGMFFFSGINLMALGTMGAYIARIFDEVKQRPLYVVKRNIGQKLPENES, from the coding sequence ATGATTTCAAGTGTGCCCCCCCCGCTTCGGCACGGTCCTCCCCGACCCGAACGGCCTCGCATTAGTTGTGTTGTCCCGGCACTGAACGAGCATGACAGCCTGCTTCTGCTGCTCCCGGAAATGGCCGAATTGCTGGATCAAATCAGTTCCGCCTGGGAAATCATCGTCGTCGATGATGGCAGTACCGATCGTACGCCGCAACTCATGACGACCTATGTGACCAGCAACCCGGGTGTCTACTACCTGCAATTGTCGCGTAACTTCGGCAAGGAAGCAGCACTCAGCGCCGGGCTCGAAGTGAGCAGTGGAGATGTGGTGATCTGCATCGATGCCGATCTGCAACACCCGCTTGCCCTGATCCCGGAGATGCTCGTACGCTGGCAAGCAGGTGTCGACACCGTCTATGCGGTAAAAAGGAATCGTGACGACGAATCCTGGCTCAAACGCGTCGGCGCTTCGATTTTCTACGGCATCCTGGGGCAGGGGCAGAGGGTTCGTATTCCCCCTGATGCCGGTGATTTCCGACTGATGGACAAGCAGGTCGTAGACGCGCTGATTCGCCTGCCTGAACGCACCCGCTTCATGAAGGGGCTCTATGCCTGGGTTGGCTTCAAGGCCGAGCCGATGCCCTATGTTCCTGCCGAACGACTGCATGGGCAAAGCCATTTCAATCTGCTGCAACTGATTCGTTTCGCGGTCGATGGCATCACCGCTTTCTCGACTTGGCCCCTGCGCACTTTCAACCTGGTCGGCAGCCTGATTGCGATGCTTTCTTTCTGCTATGGCAGTTACCTGGTGATCGATTATCTGATCAATGGGCACGACATTTCAGGTTGGACAACCATCGTCACCGGAATGTTTTTCTTCTCTGGAATCAACCTGATGGCACTCGGTACCATGGGCGCCTATATCGCGCGGATTTTTGACGAAGTCAAGCAGCGTCCCCTCTACGTGGTCAAGCGGAACATCGGGCAAAAACTGCCCGAAAACGAATCCTGA
- a CDS encoding arginine--tRNA ligase, which produces MSHDPKSHLAELMRAALRSVAPSESDAAIHIERPKLATHGDFSCNLAMQLARSIRRNPRQLAQLLISELPYSPLVDRSEVAGAGFINFHLSPAAKLEVLRRILEQGAAFGRSTTGGKRRVLVEFVSANPTGPLHVGHGRGAAYGGSLCKLLGHAGWDVTSEYYVNDAGRQMDILALSTWLRYLELSRPDSVPFPPSAYQGEYVRDMARQLLMAHPGRYLRPLANISEGLPGLPDPERTDAVAGQQRETQLDALIARAKQLLGEEWKTLHDFVLTEQLADCRRDLEESGVHFDVWFSEQSLFDVGLVARCVERLDKSGHLYVQDGARWFRSTAFGDEKDRVVQRDNGLYTYFASDIAYHLNKYERGFQRIINVWGADHHGYIPRVRGAISALGLDPDVLEVALVQFAVLYRSGWKAQMSTRSGDFVTLRTLREDVGNDACRFFYVLRKSDQHLDFDLDLAKSQSNDNPVYYIQYAHARVCSVLALWGGEPAGLTAADLSRLESPYELALAARLGEFPEVVETAASELAPHLVAFYLKDLAAEFHSYYNAERILVDDPALRDARVALAAAVRQVIHNGMAILGVSCPESM; this is translated from the coding sequence ATGAGCCACGATCCCAAGAGCCACCTCGCCGAACTGATGCGAGCCGCACTGCGCAGCGTTGCACCGAGCGAGTCCGACGCTGCCATCCATATCGAGCGACCGAAGCTGGCCACGCATGGGGATTTTTCCTGCAATCTGGCGATGCAACTGGCGCGATCGATCAGACGCAATCCACGGCAACTGGCGCAACTGCTGATCTCGGAGTTACCGTATTCGCCCCTGGTCGATCGGAGCGAAGTCGCTGGTGCCGGTTTCATCAATTTTCACCTGTCGCCTGCGGCCAAGCTCGAAGTGCTGCGCAGGATTCTAGAACAAGGCGCAGCGTTCGGTCGCTCGACGACTGGTGGCAAGCGCCGCGTGCTGGTCGAGTTCGTTTCGGCCAACCCGACTGGACCACTGCATGTCGGACACGGCCGTGGTGCCGCTTATGGCGGCAGCTTGTGCAAGCTGCTCGGTCATGCCGGCTGGGACGTGACCAGCGAATACTACGTCAACGACGCTGGCCGCCAGATGGATATCCTCGCCCTGTCAACCTGGCTACGCTACTTGGAACTAAGCAGGCCGGACAGCGTGCCATTCCCCCCGAGCGCCTACCAGGGCGAGTATGTTCGCGACATGGCCAGGCAGTTGCTGATGGCGCATCCTGGCCGTTACCTGCGACCGCTCGCCAACATCAGCGAAGGCCTGCCTGGTCTGCCCGATCCCGAACGTACCGACGCCGTCGCCGGGCAACAGCGTGAGACCCAGCTCGATGCGCTGATTGCCAGGGCCAAGCAGTTGCTCGGCGAGGAATGGAAAACCCTGCACGACTTCGTTCTCACCGAGCAACTCGCAGATTGCCGCAGGGATCTCGAGGAGTCCGGAGTGCACTTCGATGTGTGGTTTTCCGAACAGTCGCTATTCGATGTTGGCTTGGTCGCGCGTTGCGTCGAGCGACTCGACAAAAGCGGTCATCTCTATGTTCAGGATGGCGCCCGCTGGTTTCGGTCAACCGCTTTTGGCGACGAGAAGGATCGCGTCGTGCAGCGCGACAACGGTCTTTACACCTACTTCGCGTCGGACATCGCCTACCATCTCAACAAATACGAACGCGGCTTCCAGCGCATCATCAACGTCTGGGGAGCCGACCACCACGGCTATATTCCACGAGTCAGGGGTGCAATCAGCGCCCTGGGGCTTGATCCCGATGTACTCGAAGTGGCCCTGGTGCAGTTTGCCGTACTCTATCGCTCTGGCTGGAAGGCCCAGATGTCGACGCGTTCGGGGGATTTCGTCACCCTGCGCACGCTGCGAGAGGATGTCGGCAACGATGCCTGCCGCTTCTTCTATGTCCTGCGCAAATCCGATCAGCACCTTGATTTCGACCTCGATCTGGCCAAGAGCCAGTCGAACGACAACCCGGTCTATTACATTCAGTACGCGCATGCCCGCGTCTGTTCGGTGCTGGCCCTATGGGGGGGCGAGCCGGCAGGACTCACCGCCGCTGACCTCAGCCGCCTGGAAAGCCCATACGAACTTGCCCTGGCGGCCAGGCTGGGCGAGTTCCCTGAGGTCGTTGAAACGGCCGCAAGCGAGCTGGCACCGCATCTGGTTGCTTTTTACCTCAAGGATCTGGCCGCTGAGTTTCACAGCTACTACAATGCCGAACGGATTTTGGTTGATGATCCGGCGTTACGGGATGCACGTGTGGCACTGGCGGCGGCCGTCAGGCAGGTAATCCATAATGGGATGGCAATTCTGGGTGTCAGTTGCCCCGAGTCGATGTAA
- a CDS encoding SPOR domain-containing protein, producing the protein MSLDMKPRKAPPARKSEGGTLLGLFIGLVIGVIGVAGVVWYINKAPLPFTTTGQQPKLPPPVAGKPPAASPEVPPVASAPVALPGKPGDPVTDKPRFDFYKILPGKAEAIPDPKPEEVKPAETKPLVARSIETKPIETKPIETKPIETKPIETKPIETKPIETKPVEAKPTEGKAAPSKAESKAADAKPADGTRSRTENTLKEPLYLQAGSFQNAHEADNQKARLALIGTEAQIQQVMLQDKVWYRVRIGPYHKIDDVNHLRADLARQGIDANVVRKD; encoded by the coding sequence ATGAGTCTTGACATGAAACCCCGCAAAGCGCCGCCTGCCAGGAAATCGGAAGGAGGCACCCTGCTCGGCCTGTTCATTGGCCTGGTCATCGGCGTCATCGGCGTGGCCGGCGTGGTCTGGTATATCAACAAGGCGCCGCTGCCTTTTACTACTACTGGCCAGCAACCCAAGCTGCCGCCGCCCGTTGCCGGCAAGCCGCCAGCAGCCTCTCCCGAAGTGCCGCCGGTCGCGTCGGCGCCGGTGGCATTGCCCGGCAAACCGGGTGACCCGGTTACCGATAAACCGCGCTTCGATTTCTACAAGATCCTGCCTGGTAAAGCAGAGGCGATTCCCGATCCCAAACCCGAGGAAGTCAAGCCAGCGGAAACCAAGCCGCTGGTCGCCAGATCGATCGAGACCAAGCCGATCGAGACCAAGCCGATCGAGACCAAGCCGATCGAGACCAAGCCGATCGAGACCAAGCCGATCGAGACCAAGCCGATCGAGACCAAGCCGGTCGAGGCGAAACCGACAGAGGGCAAAGCCGCTCCCAGCAAGGCCGAGAGCAAGGCGGCTGACGCCAAACCAGCAGACGGCACCAGGAGCAGGACCGAAAATACCCTCAAGGAGCCGCTCTATCTGCAGGCCGGCTCGTTCCAGAACGCGCATGAGGCTGACAACCAGAAGGCACGTCTGGCGTTGATTGGGACCGAGGCGCAAATTCAGCAGGTGATGCTGCAAGACAAGGTGTGGTATCGCGTCCGCATCGGGCCGTACCACAAAATCGACGATGTGAACCATTTGCGTGCCGACCTCGCCAGGCAGGGCATCGACGCCAATGTGGTCAGGAAAGACTGA
- a CDS encoding thiol:disulfide interchange protein DsbA/DsbL yields the protein MHQGHSGWLLAITLAMLAVVLPVRAELVVGRDYVPIIPAQMTDTPAKIEVIEFFSYGCPHCSDFHPIVGKWAAALPSDVTFKRVPVTFGRPPWASLARLFYALEATGDLAKLDSAVFDALHKAGSKLYDDKSITAWVAAQGVDAKRFTEAYNSFAVVSKAKRADQMVQTYKIQGVPAMTVDGKYLVTGKELKGLAELPSLTDQVIGMARTDRKKK from the coding sequence ATGCATCAAGGTCATAGCGGATGGTTGCTTGCCATTACCTTGGCCATGCTGGCAGTGGTCCTGCCGGTGCGGGCCGAACTTGTGGTCGGTCGCGACTACGTACCGATCATCCCAGCACAGATGACCGATACGCCGGCAAAGATCGAAGTGATCGAGTTCTTCTCATACGGTTGTCCGCACTGCAGCGATTTCCATCCGATTGTCGGCAAATGGGCGGCCGCATTGCCGAGTGACGTGACCTTCAAACGCGTGCCGGTTACCTTTGGACGTCCTCCGTGGGCCAGTCTGGCGCGACTTTTTTATGCGCTGGAGGCCACTGGCGACCTGGCCAAGCTGGACAGCGCAGTTTTCGATGCCCTGCACAAGGCGGGCAGCAAGCTCTATGATGATAAAAGCATCACCGCATGGGTGGCTGCGCAAGGGGTTGACGCCAAAAGGTTCACCGAAGCCTACAATTCATTTGCCGTCGTCAGCAAGGCCAAGCGCGCCGATCAGATGGTGCAGACGTACAAGATCCAGGGCGTTCCGGCAATGACCGTCGACGGTAAGTACCTGGTTACCGGCAAGGAACTCAAGGGTCTGGCTGAACTGCCGTCGCTTACCGACCAGGTGATCGGTATGGCGCGTACCGATCGCAAGAAAAAGTAG
- a CDS encoding SDR family oxidoreductase: MLKVFITGASSGIGWALAEYYAAQGARLGLSARRAEPLLRLSARWPGQVRGYPLDVTDAAALRAAGEDFVAAFGVPDLVIANAGISAGTLSEFAADLEVIRRVMDVNYFGMAATFSPFIGAMRQAGCGRLVGIASVAGIRGLPGAEAYCASKAAVISYLESLRVELCDTGVKVLTLCPGYINTPMTAANPFPMPFLMSADEAARRFARAIERGGSYHVIPWQMGLVTRILRLLPNVLYDRLFAVAPRKPRQAP; this comes from the coding sequence ATGCTCAAGGTTTTCATCACCGGCGCTTCGTCCGGAATCGGTTGGGCTCTGGCCGAATACTACGCAGCGCAGGGGGCACGACTCGGACTGTCTGCGCGCCGGGCCGAACCTTTGCTGCGCCTTTCCGCACGCTGGCCCGGCCAAGTCCGTGGCTACCCGCTCGACGTCACGGACGCGGCGGCATTGCGTGCAGCCGGCGAAGACTTCGTCGCGGCGTTCGGTGTTCCAGATCTCGTGATCGCCAACGCGGGCATCTCGGCTGGCACCCTGAGTGAATTTGCCGCCGATCTTGAAGTCATCCGGCGGGTCATGGACGTCAATTATTTCGGCATGGCCGCCACCTTTTCACCGTTCATCGGTGCCATGCGGCAAGCGGGATGCGGGCGGCTGGTCGGCATCGCCTCGGTCGCAGGAATCCGCGGCCTGCCTGGTGCAGAGGCCTACTGCGCATCAAAAGCCGCGGTGATCAGCTATCTCGAAAGCCTGCGTGTCGAATTGTGCGACACGGGGGTGAAGGTCCTCACCCTTTGCCCCGGTTACATCAATACCCCGATGACCGCCGCCAATCCTTTCCCGATGCCTTTCCTGATGTCGGCCGACGAGGCTGCGCGGCGCTTTGCGCGAGCGATCGAGCGAGGAGGCAGCTACCATGTCATTCCTTGGCAAATGGGCCTGGTGACCAGGATTCTGCGCCTGCTGCCCAACGTTCTTTACGATCGCCTGTTCGCCGTTGCACCGCGCAAACCGCGGCAAGCGCCGTAG
- a CDS encoding Crp/Fnr family transcriptional regulator: protein MSALADSFEKPPMHSIQHGINIEALLAHVPLFNGLDKEEIARIAHGTREIAASRGDILFHKGDTPTGFFLLVYGQVKLAFTSPQGGEKVVDIIGQGQTFGEAVMFADRSFVVYAQALADSLLLHISKTAILDELDADPKFGRKMIAGLSMRLHHLVRDVESYSLCSGRQRIIAYLLLDISGGGGKGITVTLPTNKGVIASRLNLTQERFSRILHELSEKGLIVVEGRRIHIPDVEKLRMHDS from the coding sequence ATGTCGGCGCTGGCTGATTCCTTCGAAAAACCGCCCATGCACTCAATTCAACACGGCATCAACATAGAAGCGCTGCTAGCGCATGTGCCGCTGTTCAACGGGCTGGATAAAGAAGAAATCGCGCGTATTGCTCACGGCACGCGTGAAATCGCCGCCTCTCGCGGTGACATCCTCTTCCACAAGGGAGATACCCCGACCGGCTTTTTCCTGCTGGTTTACGGCCAGGTGAAACTGGCGTTCACCTCGCCGCAAGGCGGGGAAAAAGTCGTCGACATCATCGGGCAAGGTCAGACCTTTGGTGAGGCCGTGATGTTCGCGGACAGATCATTCGTGGTCTATGCGCAGGCACTGGCCGATTCTCTGCTGCTGCACATCTCGAAGACGGCGATTCTCGACGAACTCGACGCGGACCCTAAGTTCGGTCGAAAGATGATTGCCGGGCTCTCGATGCGTCTGCACCACCTGGTCAGAGACGTGGAATCGTATTCACTGTGTTCGGGCCGGCAGCGCATCATCGCTTATCTGCTACTGGATATTTCCGGCGGCGGAGGCAAGGGAATCACCGTGACCTTGCCGACCAACAAGGGCGTCATCGCCTCCCGCCTCAACCTGACGCAGGAGCGTTTCTCGCGTATCCTGCACGAGCTCTCGGAGAAAGGGCTGATTGTCGTCGAGGGGCGAAGGATCCACATTCCCGATGTCGAGAAACTGCGCATGCACGATTCCTGA